One region of Wyeomyia smithii strain HCP4-BCI-WySm-NY-G18 chromosome 3, ASM2978416v1, whole genome shotgun sequence genomic DNA includes:
- the LOC129732429 gene encoding uncharacterized protein LOC129732429 yields the protein MRRVLALLLLVPFFGNPVTADLGLNVTVPGLVSGMTNAVGQGVIALIKANGTIKNNAELDPSGGLTTLVLVVNNVTSPLNKLLGTALSVSSSKTPNDQRMFASISSLTSDTETAVGKALIAAQDLQRSIRPLQFDEIQENISMIISNLPILQDAFTVLSTTVSLAQNSEFTNSTRIVNDFFPESIVNTVINPVRAITDSVNRLAKLVTAVAKDKMVALNVQTGVNTTLNNNYKIIRSAITAFNRTSSDVNSTTVKYGYSIGSAIDQLYNSITSRPQNYNGGDISNLNTFLSDVKSYLNYSNDNITEALSQLQQNVTTMVNLKTNQTAQLLLDTAQNLSIQAYTSGSDYADRCIGKYSGQLNQNPLLVNRVASACLQSENDNFGAITRMHRMLLDQTKTLAGSGTATILSRQCSQGLSSCMETHFTSFQDLSQRVSEKLQLSNQLIEQEIQAIQSRIETCTTAVAGDIADNTVQVQTKFTNCLTSGS from the exons ATGAGACGCGTTTTAGCTTTGCTGTTGTTAGTTCCATTCTTTGGAAACCCCGTTACCGCAGATCTCGGGCTCAATGTTACAGTTCCTGGTCTGGTCAGCGGAATGACCAATGCTGTAGGTCAGGGTGTGATCGCCTTAATCAAAGCAAACGGAACAATCAAGAACAATGCGGAACTCGATCCATCCGGAGGACTCACGACATTGGTTCTGGTAGTGAATAACGTGACAAGTCCGTTAAACAAATTGCTCGGAACGGCATTATCAGTTTCTTCTAGTAAAACACCGAATGATCAGCGAATGTTCGCTAGTATTTCATCGTTGACTAGTGACACGGAAACGGCAGTCGGTAAAGCATTGATAGCAGCACAAGATCTCCAGCGGAGCATACGTCCTTTGCAGTTTGACGAAATTCAGGAGAATATCTCTATGATTATTTCTAACCTACCAATACTCCAGGATGCGTTTACAGTACTCAGTACAACGGTTTCATTGGCGCAGAATTCAGAATTCACTAATTCGACCCGGATAGTAAACGATTTCTTCCCCGAGTCTATAGTAAACACGGTAATAAACCCAGTGCGTGCCATAACTGATAGTGTGAATCGACTTGCAAAACTTGTTACCGCTGTTGCCAAGGACAAAATGGTGGCGCTGAATGTTCAAACCGGCGTTAATACCACGCTCAACAATAACTACAAAATAATTCGATCGGCAATTACAGCTTTTAACAGGACCTCAAGCGATGTAAACTCAACTACTGTCAAATATGGTTACAGCATTGGTTCTGCGATTGACCAGTTGTATAACTCCATCACTTCGCGACCCCAAAACTACAACGGGGGTGACATCAGTAATTTGAACACCTTTCTGTCAGATGTCAAATCTTATCTAAATTATTCCAACGACAACATCACGGAAGCTCTTTCCCAACTTCAGCAGAATGTTACAACCATGGTGAACTTAAAAACCAACCAAACTGCCCAGCTGCTCTTGGATACCGCACAAAACCTTTCCATACAAGCCTACACTAGTGGCAGTGACTACGCAGATCGATGCATCGGCAAGTATTCTGGACAGCTGAACCAAAATCCGCTGCTCGTGAATCGTGTGGCGTCCGCTTGTTTACAATCGGAAAATGATAACTTTGGTGCCATCACCAGGATGCACAGAATGTTACTAGATCAAACCAAAACACTGGCCGGCTCCGGCACGGCAACCATTTTATCCCGCCAATGTAGCCAAGGATTATCAAGCTGTATGGAGACG CACTTCACCTCATTTCAAGATCTCTCCCAACGGGTTAGCGAGAAACTACAACTCAGCAACCAGCTGATTGAGCAAGAAATACAAGCGATTCAAAGTCGTATCGAAACTTGCACGACAGCTGTTGCGGGTGACATCGCAGACAACACCGTCCAGGTTCAGACTAAGTTTACAAATTGCCTCACCAGTGGATCATAA